The window AGTTCCCGGCTCCAGATTTTGGACATTATCCTTGACTGTATAGAAACTAATAGTCTTTTgatgaatttttgtttgtttgtttacattaGGCTTAGGCAAGGGAATTTTTTTTGccttgttgtattttgttttaactttcatTTGCATTATGTGATTGCTCAGGTGGGTACACATTTTCCACGTgtattaaaaagtaatatttccTCTTTTATGACACTTTGGTTTCAATATTTTGCCCAATATCCCactggattatttatttttttcttatttatttgttggaATTATACATGTATTCTAGATGCCAAACATTTACAAATGTTATAAACACTTATAAAATTTGACCACACCTTCTTTAAATCTGTGGTTTGTCTCTTGATACATAGTTACCATGTTCAGAAATATGGAAGAAACTCTGGAGATTTTGTATAGTGATTAAAATAACTTGGACTGTGGagttattcattcaaaaatatttattgagtttgtATCAATCTATATCCATAATGAGTAGAAACCACACAGTTGATTTAGACAGGAGAAATGTAATACAAAAGACTGGTAAACTTTGATAAAACAGTAActctaaaatacaagaaaactcTATATGGTACCCTGGAGCTGCGGGACAGTATTCAATGAAGAAAAACTTTAGAAGGGGTGTTTTCTCCACAAGACTAGAGTAGTTGAAAAGGgtgcagtggcaacccactcagCAGCACCGCGTTTCACTGCTTTGCTCAGGTCAGAGCTATTCGGCAACTGCTGGACAATAACAATGGCAGAAAGCAATTCTCCGCGGCATAGGTTCCACACAGTTGAATCTCTTTCAGTGGATCTAGGTAAAAGGATATAGAAGGAGTGAGCCAAtgacaaagtcttttttttttttttttgagacggggtctcactctgtcgcccaggatggagtgcagtggcgtgatctcggctcactgcaagctccgcctcccgggttcatgccgttctcctgcctcagcctccagagtggctgggaccacaggcgcctgcgaccacgcccggctaaattttgtatttttagtagagacggggtttcaccgtgttagccaggatggtctcgatctcctgacctcgtgatccgccctccttggcctcccaaagtgctgggattacaagcgtgagccaccgcgcccggctgccaatgacaagttctttttttttttttttaatgacaaattcTTAACTGCAAGCAGGCCACAGGCAAAAGTTAGCAAGGGCCCAGGTACACAGGTGGGCAGAGGGAATCAAAAAACCTGTGGAGGTATGAAGCCTGGAAATTGTGGTGTCCATGCTGAGAAGGCTGCAGGAAGCCAGCCCCAGCTGTAAGATTCCTGAGGGACCTCAGATTCTGAAGTATAGCACCTCTAGATGTTCTCACACTCACACCACCCACTCACTGTAAGGAGCCAGGCACCATAGGAGAGCCCTTTCCTCTACAACATCTCTCCGGTGCCCTCTACTGAGAAGGCTTGAATACTGTGCTCACTATGAGGAAGTAAATACAAGAGGAATTCCACACATTATGGCAGAGTGATTGCGGGGTAAATTTGGAGCTGAGAGGCAATACATTATTTATTGACAAATATGTGGCATGCTGGCCAGCATAGTAGATGCTAAAATGTCatagtaaaaataagaaagaaaattatcttccctatagaaattatacttttgtagAAGATATATGATATTATCCAAAGAAATGATTAATAAAACAGTGAAGTtctatgaaacaaaaatagagTGCTATAAAGTGTAATGACATTTATTGAGGTTCAAAGAAAGTCTCCTGAACGACAATCATATGTTTGGGGAATTAATACTTAAGATGTATACTGAATATGTGAATATGAAGTATATCAATATTCCTATAAAGCTTGCATAGTAAACTGTGATAAATGTTTAGAGTTGGCAGTTATTGGCAAGGCAGCTGATAACcgaaatttaataataaatgagaCTGATGAAAGAGTAGAGAAAGATAAAAAGTCACACGAAGGAATCTTTTGATAAACACACCTGAAGAGTTTTAAACTTCTTGCAGGTCAATTAAGATGCAAATTAATATGTATTCAAAAGACAATATGTAAGTCATTCACGATCTCCATTAATATGGCTTGTGGGTGGCAGAATTCAGGTTACAGAGAGTTAAACAAGTAATAATCTCATAGAACCAAAAGTGGAGATCATAACATAAATAACACATTGATTTTAATTTCCAactcaaattaaaaattagatttcatataaaaatttggATTATGGGTCCTTTTGAAAAAATGGAAACCTTATCAATCTTTCCCTAAACTGgcttgaaaaaatattcaaccgGGTTGCTGCCCCTCCTTGAGATTATAGGGTCCatacattctctctttttttttttttattatactttaagttctagggtatgtgcgcacaacgtgcaggtttgttacatatgtatacatatgccatgttggtctgctgcacccattaactcatcatttacattaggtatatctcctaatgctatccttctccccttcccccaccccacgacagaccccagtgtgtgatgttccccttccggtgtccaagtgttctcattgttcatttcccacctatgagtgagaacatgcagtgtttggttttttgtccctgcgatagtttgctgagaatgatgatttccagcttcatccatgtccctacaaaagacatgaacccatccttttttatggctgcatagtattccatggtgtattagGGTCCATACATTCTGTATTTCATCACTGTCAGTATTGAACTGCATCACTTTTAATATTTCTACCTGGCCTTTCTAGCACTTGCACTCATGGACTCTGCAACATGCAGTTCTTTAAAGAAGATAATGTGGAAGAGAAAAATGTGGTGTCTGATAGTAAAAGAGGGTtacggttttttttttcttctcttttttcttctcttccttctttaaagAAAGTCAATAATTGATTGCTGAAACCAAGGTGTATACTGGTTGATATAAATAAGCCCATACATAGAGAGAAATTATAGATAGAACTGAGAAAGTTGAACTCTATTTATGCCTATTTAATTACTGGAATAACACTTACCAAGCTACTTAAACTCTGGTGCTTAATGTCTTCACTTATACAGTGAGAATTAATACCCACTTCCTGAAGTTATCCTgcagaataaatgaaatcatgtttcCAAAGCTTATAAATAGTTCATGACCAAGTaactatttaaaaacacataaaggaGACACATTATTAATATAGTAATCAACATACCACAGTGGCTGAAAAAGAATTAAACTCAAAGCACTAAGTTAGTCATTACATAATCCCAGGCTGTTTCATTAGGCAGTTGATGGTAACACATGGGGAAAGCAAAGGGACATCAAGACAATAAATCAAATACATTCACGTGCTGCTAAacaacagggatatgttctgaaaaTTTGAGAAATGTATCATAAGGCAATGATGTTTGCCATGCAGATTTCACagtgtacttacataaacctGTATGGTATAGCTTAGAACACACCTAGGTTATaaggtatagcctattgcttgtagaatacaaacctgcacagcatgttaccATATAGGATAAtacaggcaattgtaacacaataataaatatttgtgtatctcaaCTTATTGAAAtctagaaaagatacagtaaaacacagtataaaataataataataataaaacagtacCTATATAGACCACTTAGCACGAATGGCACTTACAGGGCTGAAAATTGTTCTGGGTGGATCAGTGAGTGattagtgagtgaatgtgaaggcctgggaTATTACTGTACACTACAGTAGATGTCTTAAACATTAGGCATTAGggtaaatgtataaaatacattttatttcttcaataatacaTTAAACTTAGCTTACTGAtaattttttgctttataaactatattttattttagctttttgactcttttgtactaaaacattttttttggaataaagaaccatttttattacaaatgatTGATTTCCCCAATTGTAGATGTTATGATCATTAACACAGTCATAACAGAGAATCAGAGATTAAGGGAGCAAAAGATAACATTTGGAAAACAGTCAGATGACACCGTGGATCCTATGGCCATGATTTCATTCAAAGAAATGTGAGGCTAGAGGTCCAAGACTCTGTCAAGCATGTAATTCTGATATAGAAATCTTGGAGTATGAATCTTTGAATCAATATTATCTTTAGACGTGTCATTTTAGAAGCAAATGGTCCTCTGACAGTGATGTTTTAGCAGGAAGAAGAGCATCTTCTAAAGCAAAATGGCTGGTAGCCACAgtagccagagccagagccacaTCCACAGCCATAGCCAGTTCCATAACCACAGCCATACCCACAGCCGTAGCCAGTTCCGTAGCCAGTTCCATAACCacagccagagccagagccataGCCACAGCTGTAGCCAGTTCCATAGCCacagccagagccagagccataGCCACAGCTGTAGCCAGTTCCATAGCCACAGCCATAGCTGGAGCCATAGCCACAGCCATAACCAGAGCCATAGCCACAGCCATAGCTGGAGCCATAGCCACAGCCATAACCAGAGCCATAGCCACAGCCATAGCTGGAGCCATAGCCACAGGAGTTGCCGTAGTAGTGGCAACACATGTTGTCAAGAGGAGAGAATTGAGATGGGTTTCAAGAAGATGCTTCTGAGGTGTGGATGTCTTCTACTTCCCTGAGACCTTTATATACTGTCAGTAATTGCCAAAGCATATCATTCATTCCCTGACTtagccaacaaatatttaaacaattattatgtgccagtcactgttgATCATCAATAATATTTTGCTTAAAATGAGCCAATTATTTTGGAGACTCGAGTTTCGTTTCAGGAACATCATTTTAATCTGCTCTGCCAAAGAACCATCTCAGTGAAATCATGTGCCCAAATATAAAGCTGATACTAATTTTCAAAATGTCCTATCAGTAGATATATATCTTACATAACAAGTTTTGGGGGGATCATAACaaaattttatcctttttctctctcttttttcctaaaatatctaCCTCTACCCACAGGGAAAGAGACAACCCTATTCCCTTTCCTGAGTCATTACAACTTCTTTGCCAGACTTCTTTCTCCAACTCACTCTGCACTTCCACACCTACCCCTTGTCCAACCTCCCTCAAATCCCAAGAAACATATTCACATCTGATCATTCAAAGTCAGACTGTATGCTATCTGCAAGTGCTTCTTATATTTTCCTTCCATCCTCCAGGCAAACCAAGAccctggggaggcagagaagcCCTCCTTTTGTCTCCCATTTCTTCAGCTATATAAGTAATTGTCATGGAGGAGCCTTTTAAAACCTAAACAgcttcattttaaatatacatgtatgtattttttttgttgttatactttaagttctagggtacatgagcacaatgtgcaagtttgttgcatatgtatacatgtcccaTGTTACACCAACaccgctgcacccattaactcgtcatttacattaggtatatatcctaatcctatccctctcccgtctccccaccccatgacaggccccagtatgtgatgttccccttcctgtgtccaagtgttctcgttcaattctcacctatgagggagaacatgagGCGTTTGCTTTTTTTGTCCCTgtgatagcttgctgagaatgatggtttccagcttcatccatgtccttacaaaggacatgaactcatcctttttatggctgcatagtattccatggtgtatatgtgccacattttcttaatccagtctatcattgaaggacatttgggttggttccaagtctttgctattgtgaatagtgcagggGGGTGAGGCACCACCCGCGATGTGGGGagtaagagccagcccctcttcccccctggctcttaggacccccatctcAGAGGCGCAATGCATCCCACGTGATGCGGGGAGTacgagccagcccctcttcccccccgggctcttaggacccccatcgcaggggggtgAGGCGCCCCGCGCGATGCTGGGagtaagagccagcccctcttctctgcctggctcttaggacccccaccGCAGAGGGGGGAGGCAGCCCCCGAGGGCCGAGGACTGAgatccagcccctcttccccccagaCACTCGAGACCCCCATCGCAGGGTGGGGAGGCAACCCCCgagaggcggggactgagagccagcctcTCTTTCCCCCCTGTCTCTTttgacccccatcgcaggggggcgAGGCGCTCCACGCGATGCGGGGagtaagagccagcccctcttcccccctggctcCTAGGACCCCCATCACAGTTGGGGGGAGGCAGCCCCGCGCGCCGAGGACTGAgatccagcccctcttcccccccgaCACtcgggacccccatcgcagggtggggaggcaccccccgctaTTCGGGGagtaagagccagcccctcttccccccctggctcttaggacccccatcgcaggggtgTGATGCGTCAGCGCCCTGGTTAGGAGGAGCTGGCTCctaacaccagttagaatggcaatcattaaaaagtcagtaaacagcagatgctggagaggatgtggagaaataggaatgctttcacattgttggtgggagtgtaaattagttcaaccattgtggaagacagtgtggcgaatcctcaaggatctagaacaagaaataccatttgatccagtaatcccattacttcgtatatatccaaaggattacgaattattctattataaagacacatgcacatgtatgcttattgcaggactgttcacaatagcaaagacttggagccaacccaaatgcccatcaatgatacactggataaagaaaatgtggtgcatatacatcatggaatactatgcagccataaaaagggtgggttcatgtcctttgcaaggacatggatgaagctggaaaccatcattttcagcaagctaacacaggaacagaaaaccaaacacaacgtgttctcactcataagtggacattgaacagtgagaacacatgaacacagggagggaaacatcacacactggggccttttgggggaTGGGAGTCAAGGGGAGGGAttgcattaggacaaatacctaatgcatgtggggtttaaaacctagatgccgggttgatgggtacagcaaaccaccatggcacatgtatacctattttaCAAACCTGCAtgatctgcacatgtatcccagaacttaaggtaaaattgaaaacaaaaacaaaaataaaaatatcattctaTTGTATTACCAGAAAaagtatctttatttatttaggtaatcattaatttttaatagtgttttataattttagctgtgTGAAACTTTCACATATTTTATCAGACTTATCTGgaggtattttgtattttttgctattataagtaccatttgaaaaaattcaatttcatattgttcaatGCTCTtgtataaaatgattttaatattatatattatattcgaTTTCTGAAACTctgattaaaaaaagattttttttttcaggttgacTTTAGACATCCTGATAACTACATGCTTTGGCAATgtctttttgcaataaatctccCAAAAGTTCTTGGAGCTTTTTGTATCTGAATATctaaatctctagcaaggccacAGAAGTTTTttcaattattcccccaaataaatttttccaaatttttgccttcttttttcccTCAGGAATATGAGTTATTCTTAGATGTGGCCATTTTACTAATCCCCTATTTCTTGGAGACTGtgcatttctttatattcttttttctttattttcttctgatgGGTTAATtccaaagccttgtctttgagctctgaaattctttatttaacttgatctagtctattgtt of the Gorilla gorilla gorilla isolate KB3781 chromosome 14, NHGRI_mGorGor1-v2.1_pri, whole genome shotgun sequence genome contains:
- the LOC109029387 gene encoding keratin-associated protein 21-1 isoform X2; this translates as MCCHYYGNSCGYGSSYGCGYGSGYGCGYGSSYGCGYGSGYGCGYGSGCGYGTGYGTGYGCGYGCGYGTGYGCGCGSGSGYCGYQPFCFRRCSSSC
- the LOC109029387 gene encoding keratin-associated protein 21-1 isoform X3; this translates as MCCHYYGNSCGYGSSYGCGYGSGYGCGYGSSYGCGYGSGYGCGYGSSYGCGYGSGYGCGYGTGYGCGCGSGSGYCGYQPFCFRRCSSSC
- the LOC109029387 gene encoding keratin-associated protein 6-2 isoform X1, whose amino-acid sequence is MCCHYYGNSCGYGSSYGCGYGSGYGCGYGSSYGCGYGSGYGCGYGSSYGCGYGTGYSCGYGSGSGCGYGTGYSCGYGSGSGCGYGTGYGTGYGCGYGCGYGTGYGCGCGSGSGYCGYQPFCFRRCSSSC